In the genome of Ictalurus furcatus strain D&B chromosome 13, Billie_1.0, whole genome shotgun sequence, one region contains:
- the LOC128617251 gene encoding interferon-induced protein with tetratricopeptide repeats 1B-like, whose product MYLFFLLLVHFIQASDSVISFSTSSTQDTILKTRLIQLECHFTWALNKNDTDLTDLLNRLEEQLNLDLGREEGVARTHSCMGFVKFLLGSTTEALSNLERSVELTKSHGNDCDKLLVIAYGDLAWLYYHMGNFAECESYLNKLSEIKEKYPSVPYAEVLGEKGWTFLKFSWKYNERAKECFRKALELDPEEGEWNAGLAIALYRAEDMLGDPVVIDQLRRAIATNPDDDVLKVLLGLRLAAHKKYSEAESLVEQALERSPEHPHVMRYVGKYFRNEGSVDWSIALLKRALEKVSNAAFIHHQLGLCYKKKIVNLMQAGSHHTKGDEIKRAREQCICHLQMATELKTSFIIAMNELALQYGANRDKLKAEEMFQKTFQAAREKNDNIQSVHHYYAEFQQYFMKCEPAAIKHYTESLKINPNAYNGKKSAKNLQKIAERRIENNPRDGEAFGILGIIHKGKGEKQQAIECFEQALSFVDNEDYFKDLCELRLSLQ is encoded by the coding sequence atgtatctattttttttacttttagtcCATTTCATTCAAGCATCTGACTCAGTTATTTCTTTCTCTACCAGTTCAACACAAGACACAATTTTAAAAACCAGACTTATTCAGCTGGAATGCCATTTTACCTGGGCTCTGAATAAAAATGATACAGATCTCACCGATCTTCTGAACAGGCTCGAAGAACAGCTTAACCTGGATCTTGGAAGGGAGGAAGGAgttgcacgcacacacagctgTATGGGATTTGTGAAGTTTCTACTAGGCTCCACTACTGAAGCTCTCAGCAACTTAGAGAGATCTGTAGAGCTCACAAAGTCTCATGGAAATGACTGTGACAAGCTGCTTGTTATTGCCTATGGAGACCTTGCATGGTTATACTATCATATGGGTAATTTTGCAGAATGTGAAAGCTACCTGAATAAACTGAGTGAAATTAAAGAGAAATATCCATCTGTCCCATACGCCGAGGTGCTTGGAGAAAAAGGATGGACCTTCCTCAAGTTTTCTTGGAAATATAATGAAAGGGCTAAAGAGTGCTTCAGGAAGGCCCTGGAGCTGGACCCAGAGGAGGGTGAATGGAATGCCGGCCTTGCCATTGCTCTGTATCGGGCAGAGGATATGCTCGGAGATCCAGTGGTAATTGATCAACTTAGACGGGCCATAGCCACTAACCCAGATGATGATGTTCTTAAAGTTCTGCTTGGTTTGAGATTGGCTGCTCACAAGAAGTATAGCGAGGCAGAGAGCCTAGTGGAGCAAGCCTTAGAGAGGTCTCCAGAACACCCCCATGTGATGCGATATGTTGGGAAGTATTTCCGGAATGAAGGATCTGTGGACTGGTCTATTGCCCTTCTAAAGAGAGCGTTAGAGAAAGTGTCCAACGCAGCCTTTATACACCATCAGCTGGGGCTCTGCTATAAGAAAAAGATTGTGAATCTGATGCAAGCAGGAAGCCACCACACAAAAGGTGATGAAATTAAGCGAGCTCGAGAGCAGTGTATTTGCCATTTACAGATGGCAACTGAACTGAAGACCAGCTTCATCATTGCTATGAATGAACTGGCCCTCCAGTATGGGGCGAACCGGGATAAGCTGaaagcagaagaaatgttcCAGAAAACATTTCAGGCTGCTAGAGAAAAAAACGATAACATACAGTCTGTTCATCACTATTATGCAGAATTCCAGCAGTACTTTATGAAATGTGAGCCTGCTGCCATCAAACATTACACTGAAAGTCTGAAGATAAATCCAAATGCATATAATGGGAAGAAAAGTGCTAAAAATCTGCAAAAGATTGCAGAGAGAAGAATTGAGAACAACCCAAGGGATGGAGAGGCCTTTGGAATACTTGGAATCATTCATAAgggaaaaggagaaaaacaacAAGCCATAGAGTGCTTTGAGCAAGCGCTGAGCTTTGTAGACAACGAGGATTACTTCAAAGATCTTTGTGAACTTAGGCTTTCATTACAGTAA